One segment of Erigeron canadensis isolate Cc75 chromosome 2, C_canadensis_v1, whole genome shotgun sequence DNA contains the following:
- the LOC122586291 gene encoding uncharacterized protein LOC122586291, which translates to MTFKKFVRKGVKEVTEVPRIERQGSLVADAGSSGVQNDDPEVSSAVDPPILNIDMSEVEITGVSVAKKKKKKKKREVPIPQSIAGRVKKRKVWDDLKESKFRRPSAPKTDLHDQKILTWLNGEDMNAENIKKIDNMDNETFLRVFKKDRQFHTYPDALIARRFSRMSIHLRSKSFEVQSVKIINMVFNYKFLYWKGY; encoded by the exons ATGACTTTTAAGAAGTTTGTGAGAAAAGGTGTGAAAGAAGTAACCGAGGTACCCCGTATTGAAAGGCAAGGGAGTCTTGTTGCTGATGCTGGTTCTTCTGGTGTTCAGAACGATGATCCAGAGGTGTCAAGTGCTGTGGATCCCCCCATTCTGAACATTGATATGTCTGAGGTTGAAATTACTGGGGTCTCTGTTgctaagaagaagaagaagaagaagaagagggaagTTCCTATCCCTCAGTCTATTGCAGGTCGTGTGAAGAAGAGAAAGGTTTGGGATGATCTCAAAGAGTCTAAATTCCGCAGGCCCTCTGCTCCAAAGACAG ATCTTCATGATCAGAAAATTCTTACTTGGTTGAATGGTGAGGACATGAATGCTGAAAATATCAAGAAAATTGACAACATGGATAATGAGACGTTTCTTCGTGTTTTCAAAAAAGATCGCCAATTCCACACTTATCCTGATGCTCTTATTGCTAGGCGTTTTTCCAGGATGTCCATTCATCTGAGATCCAAGAGTTTTGAGGTACAATCtgtcaaaattataaatatggTGTTTAATTATAAATTCTTGTATTGGAAGGGATATTAG
- the LOC122586609 gene encoding probable metal-nicotianamine transporter YSL7, with product MTTESTSLSNIEQHHQEQEYDNDHDGNKEGKVESIERIFESKKVPVWQSQLTVRAFVVSFILGIMFTFIVMKLNLTTGIIPSLNVSAGLLGFFFVKTWTKFLDKSGMLKQPFTRQENTVIQTCVVATSGIAFSGGFGSYLFGMSDVIAKQSKEENSAQNIKNPSLIWMIAFLFVVSFLGLFSVVPLRKIMIIDFKLIYPSGTATAHLINSFHTPQGAKLAKKQVRTLGKFFSFSFLWGFFQWFFTGGDDCGFINFPSLGLKARENRFYFDFSATYVGVGMICPYLINVSLLVGAILSWGVMWPLINEKKGDWYPADIPSSSLHSLQGYRVFIGIAMILGDGLYNFIKVLGHTLLGLYRQFSQQQITGEIPVSGNSSPDLPSLSYDDQKRTRLFLKDQIPMWIAITGYLTIAIVSAATLPHIFHQLEWYYIAAIYVVAPVLAFCNAYGCGLTDWSLASTYGKLAIFIIGAWAGGEHGGVLAGLAACGVMMNIVSTASDLMQDFKTGYMTLASPRSMFVSQVIGTAMGCIISPCVFWLFYKAFDDLGVPGSEYPAPYALIYRNMAILGVEGVSALPEKCLMLCYIFFAFAIFVNGIRDAARKNIARFIPIPMAMAIPFYIGGYFTIDMCVGSLILFIWSKINKPKAAAFGPAVASGLICGDGIWTLPSSILALAGVKPPICMKFLSRSTNVRVDKFLSP from the exons atgacaACAGAAAGTACATCACTATCAAACATTGAACAACATCACCAAGAACAAGAATATGATAATGATCATGATGGTAACAAGGAAGGGAAGGTGGAATCGATAGAGAGAATATTCGAGAGCAAGAAGGTTCCTGTGTGGCAAAGTCAGTTGACAGTTCGAGCATTTGTTGTTAGTTTCATATTGGGAATCATGTTCACTTTCATTGTCATGAAACTAAATCTAACAACTGGAATTATTCCTTCTTTAAATGTTTCTGCTGGACTTTTGGGTTTCTTCTTTGTTAAAACATGGACTAAGTTTTTGGATAAATCTGGGATGTTGAAACAGCCTTTTACTAGGCAAGAGAATACTGTTATTCAGACTTGTGTTGTTGCTACCTCCGGCATCGCTTTTTCTG GAGGCTTTGGTAGTTACCTTTTTGGCATGAGTGATGTTATCGCCAAACAGTCGAAAGAAGAAAACTCTGCGCAAAACATAAAGAACCCTTCTCTTATATGGATGATTGCATTTCTCTTTGTTGTTAGCTTCCTTGGACTGTTTTCTGTCGTCCCTCTTCGCAAG ATAATGATTATTGATTTCAAACTGATTTATCCAAGTGGCACTGCAACTGCTCATCTTATTAACAGTTTCCACACTCCTCAGGGTGCTAAGCTAGCCAA GAAACAAGTCAGAACCCTCGGAAAATTCTTCTCCTTCAGTTTCCTTTGGGGATTTTTTCAGTGGTTCTTTACAGGTGGGGATGACTGTGGATTTATAAACTTCCCATCACTCGGCCTTAAGGCCCGAGAAAACAG GTTTTATTTCGACTTTTCAGCAACTTATGTTGGAGTCGGCATGATCTGCCCCTATCTGATCAATGTGTCATTATTAGTGGGAGCAATTCTTTCTTGGGGTGTGATGTGGCCACTTATAAACGAAAAGAAGGGTGACTGGTATCCTGCAGATATCCCATCGAGTAGTCTCCACAGCTTGCAAGGTTACAGG GTGTTCATCGGCATAGCCATGATCCTAGGTGACGGACTCTACAACTTCATTAAAGTCCTTGGTCACACTTTACTTGGCCTATATCGTCAGTTTAGTCAACAACAAATCACGGGGGAAATCCCTGTTAGTGGTAATTCTTCACCTGATCTTCCTTCTTTATCTTATGATGACCAAAAACGCACTCGATTGTTTCTCAAGGATCAAATTCCTATGTGGATTGCAATCACTGGTTATCTAACCATCGCTATTGTCTCCGCCGCTACTCTTCCACACATCTTCCACCAACTCGAGTGGTACTACATTGCTGCTATTTATGTTGTTGCCCCAGTATTAGCCTTCTGTAACGCTTATGGGTGTGGACTCACTGACTGGTCCTTGGCATCAACCTATGGAAAGCTAgccatcttcataattggagcATGGGCTGGTGGGGAGCACGGTGGTGTTTTAGCGGGCTTAGCCGCTTGTGGCGTCATGATGAACATAGTCTCAACCGCTTCTGATCTGATGCAAGACTTCAAGACTGGTTACATGACCTTGGCTTCACCCAGGTCTATGTTTGTGAGCCAAGTGATTGGAACAGCAATGGGTTGTATTATCTCACCATGCGTCTTTTGGCTATTCTACAAAGCATTTGATGATCTTGGAGTTCCTGGTTCTGAGTACCCCGCACCATATGCTCTTATTTACAGAAACATGGCAATCTTGGGAGTTGAAGGAGTTTCAGCATTGCCTGAAAAATGCCTCATGCTTTGCTACATATTCTTTGCATTTGCTATCTTCGTGAATGGAATTAGAGATGCGGCAAGAAAGAATATAGCAAGGTTTATTCCAATTCCAATGGCAATGGCAATTCCATTTTACATAGGAGGATATTTCACGATTGACATGTGTGTTGGCAGCTTGATTTTGTTCATTTGGTCCAAGATCAATAAGCCAAAAGCAGCTGCATTTGGGCCTGCTGTTGCTTCCGGTTTGATCTGTGGTGATGGAATTTGGACACTGCCAAGTTCCATACTCGCTTTGGCTGGTGTCAAGCCTCCTATTTGCATGAAGTTTCTTTCGAGATCAACTAATGTTAGAGTCGACAAGTTCCTAAGTCCGTAA
- the LOC122587738 gene encoding uncharacterized protein LOC122587738 gives MTDQHHEEEEHDRRNEEEVIFPENSMDISDQIGRALEKYTPVLLKRLNETMEGAMNNHIAQMIREEVALNVQREFEKQDGEVKGKKTEDEREVEATGEKGYKKNFTFRDFEVCHTPEYHGDRDPIVCTRWISEIEGAFRTSQCPSHLKVVFAVGMLRNSQKRWWDGLLTVKKEAMERVEWPEFKTMFFKEYRSKAEVTKIRSEFLNDCQGSLSLNEFLAQFLDKAQFFQEFLGNNHLLKEQFYMKLRKDIREKISLRQMESFSMLADVARDHEIEQTRVDEEGPRRKIEISNSPNKKPRQVEGSSRGFARNDLPFCQQCKRNHPSVCKASMKGCYNCGQVGYMSQDCKAGSEKSIICFKCFEGGHMKSSCPTLTEEERQKERRKEVERRNARAYGN, from the coding sequence ATGACGGATCAACATCATGAAGAGGAAGAACACGATAGACGCAACGAGGAAGAAGTAATCTTTCCCGAAAATAGTATGGACATCTCCGACCAAATAGGGAGAGCGTTAGAAAAGTACACCCCCGTTCTACTTAAAAGGTTGAATGAAACTATGGAAGGGGCTATGAACAATCATATAGCTCAAATGATTCGAGAAGAGGTGGCACTGAATGTGCAACGAGAATTCGAGAAACAGGATGGTGAAGTTAAGGGTAAAAAGACCGAAGACGAAAGAGAGGTGGAAGCGACGGGGGAGAAGGGTTACAAGAAGAATTTCACGTTTAGGGATTTTGAAGTATGTCACACACCTGAGTATCATGGTGATCGTGACCCTATAGTTTGCACAAGATGGATATCGGAGATTGAAGGAGCCTTTCGCACTAGCCAATGTCCTTCGCATCTTAAGGTGGTATTTGCAGTAGGCATGCTTCGTAATAGTCAGAAGCGATGGTGGGATGGTTTGTTGACGGTGAAGAAGGAAGCTATGGAACGGGTGGAATGGCCCGAGTTCAAGACAATGTTCTTCAAGGAGTATAGGTCGAAGGCTGAAGTCACTAAAATAAGAAGTGAATTCCTCAACGATTGTCAAGGGAGCTTAAGCTTGAATGAATTTCTCGCCCAATTCTTGGATAAAGCACAATTTTTTCAGGAGTTTCTTGGAAACAATCATTTGCTCAAGGAGCAATTCTACATGAAGTTGAGGAAGGATATAAGGGAGAAGATAAGTCTTCGACAAATGGAGTCTTTCTCCATGTTGGCAGATGTAGCTCGGGACCATGAAATCGAGCAAACTCGAGTTGATGAAGAAGGCCCGAGAAGAAAGATTGAGATTAGTAACTCCCCAAACAAGAAGCCTAGGCAAGTTGAAGGTTCAAGTAGAGGGTTCGCAAGGAACGACCTTCCTTTTTGCCAACAATGCAAAAGGAACCATCCGAGTGTGTGCAAAGCGTCAATGAAAGGATGTTATAATTGTGGACAGGTAGGGTATATGAGTCAAGATTGCAAGGCAGGGTCGGAGAAGTCAATCATATGCTTTAAATGTTTTGAAGGGGGACACATGAAGAGTTCTTGTCCCACACTAACCGAAGAAGAAAGGCAAAAGGAGAGGAGAAAGGAAGTGGAAAGAAGGAATGCTCGAGCTTATGGAAACTAA